From one Culex quinquefasciatus strain JHB chromosome 3, VPISU_Cqui_1.0_pri_paternal, whole genome shotgun sequence genomic stretch:
- the LOC6052211 gene encoding zinc finger protein 2, translating to MSCCVPGCEQATIAECPLLQLPRNESLRDRWYQAISAGTGLLLDDLDKSETGICSWHFGNAPLEEYREPRWFIDRQGQELEIVCCRFCLQFKNRDEMTCYEGKVGTQSIGNFLKQSLKVTLLKDSNFTEICQECLVRIDLLKSWVVDIQQVEAEFRSILVAFTQESMVPFESIGKNEEADDTYLDDVIGTEIDAALLIEKIEDELEPCIQDDFPDDPVESEEEQMPQQTAVESNATHRPHKLIPETIRKRGRRPKIPDKPPTPKPSYKDILHRKCFICNTLLESRTELMCHLTEAHATKIDYRCKECDKSFPLVSSFNHHLGFHDLENRPLKCNFCPLGFSTNDSLRNHEVREHNANHQKKITKRIARQFQCDTCGKTFNKGYQLTEHDDFYHKNRGAECKLCSRTFPSKNLLQKHQLVHSRERNYRCDQCGQAFTKSEILRAHKMKHEPNYAEWKAQQKKPPPRQRFRQRAKKVPEEEVG from the exons atgtccTGTTGCGTTCCGGGCTGCGAGCAGGCCACCATCGCCGAGTGTCCGCTGCTGCAGCTGCCCCGGAACGAGTCGCTACGTGACCGGTGGTACCAGGCCATCAGCGCCGGCACGGGACTCCTGCTGGACGATTTGGACAAATCGGAGACGGGCATTTGCAGCTGGCACTTTGGCAATGCCCCACTGgaggagtaccgggaaccgcgGTGGTTCATCGATCG acAAGGGCAGGAGCTGGAGATAGTATGCTGCAGGTTTTGTCTGCAGTTCAAAAACCGGGACGAGATGACCTGCTACGAAGGTAAGGTTGGGACGCAGTCCATCGGAAACTTTCTCAAGCAGAGCCTGAAGGTTACGCTACTGAAGGACAGCAACTTTACGGAAATCTGTCAGGAATGTCTGGTTCGAATTGATTTGCTCAAGAGCTGGGTTGTAGACATTCAGCAGGTCGAGGCCGAATTCCGTTCTATATTGGTTGCGTTCACCCAGGAGAGCATGGTTCCTTTCGAGTCTATTGGAAAGAATGAAGAAGCCGATGATACTTATTTGGATGATGTTATTGGTACCGAAATCGATGCAGCGCTTTTAATTGAAAAGATAGAAGACGAACTTGAGCCATGCATACAGGATGATTTTCCAGATGATCCAGTTGAATCAGAAGAAGAGCAAATGCCGCAGCAAACGGCCGTTGAAAGTAATGCCACACATCGCCCACACAAATTGATTCCGGAAACCATACGCAAGAGAGGGCGACGGCCGAAAATTCCAGACAAACCCCCAACGCCAAAGCCCTCGTACAAAGACATTCTACATCGAAAGTGCTTCATCTGTAACACCCTGCTCGAAAGTCGAACCGAGCTGATGTGCCATCTAACGGAAGCGCACGCGACCAAGATCGACTACCGCTGCAAAGAGTGTGACAAATCGTTTCCCCTCGTAAGTTCCTTCAACCACCACCTCGGATTCCACGATCTGGAAAATCGGCCGCTAAAGTGCAACTTCTGCCCGCTGGGGTTCAGCACAAACGACAGCCTCCGCAACCACGAAGTCAGGGAACACAACGCTAATCATCAGAAAAAGATCACGAAACGAATCGCTCGCCAGTTTCAGTGCGACACTTGCGGAAAGACCTTCAACAAAGGGTACCAACTGACCGAGCACGACGATTTCTACCACAAGAACCGGGGCGCCGAATGTAAACTATGCTCTAGAACCTTTCCGTCGAAGAATCTGCTGCAGAAACACCAACTCGTGCACTCCCGGGAGCGTAACTACCGTTGTGACCAATGCGGCCAGGCATTTACGAAAAGCGAAATCCTTCGAGCGCACAAGATGAAGCATGAGCCCAACTACGCGGAATGGAAGGCGCAACAGAAGAAGCCGCCACCGCGGCAGCGATTCCGGCAGCGGGCTAAGAAGGTTCCGGAAGAGGAAGTCGGTTGA